Within Suricata suricatta isolate VVHF042 chromosome 12, meerkat_22Aug2017_6uvM2_HiC, whole genome shotgun sequence, the genomic segment TTACCTCAATGAGGGGAGCAGACTGGTCACAAGGCACTGGGTGGGAGAGCCACTTGGGGAAGGTCATGGAGGGGCTCTGGAAAGCAAAAGCATACTGCTCTGAAGGAGGCAGGGTGGGAGAGCCCTAGGACCATATTCCAAGGTcctcagagcagagagagggtacCTGAGCCTCAGACACTAAGAATACCCTGTTCAGAAGTCCACAGAAGCCCAAGAGGGCAGTCAGACTACCTAAGTTCATCTGCTTTGCGGGAGGCCCTGGGAACACAAGCTCGGAGAGAGGCAAGTGCCCTCAAAGGTCATAGGATATAAGAACATGGCCTCAACTCTTACCATCAACTTCTAGCATTCCCACCTGGATAATTTCCATGTCAGCCTCCTTCTGAGTCTTACCATTCACTTCCAGCCCCACAGCCATCATTCCTAACCATAACTAAGAGTCTCCCCAGGAAAGGGCCAACCCAACAGCACTGTGCCGGTCACTTACCTTTGGTCCCTGCTGATAAATCTGTAGTTCTTCCACTGTGAAAGACAGCCAGAGTGGTGATGGCTGTCGTAGAATCAGGCGTAGCTCCAGTACTCTGGCCATGTCACACAGCATctgacatacatacacacacacacacacaaggaccCAGCAAGGCCCTAGCTCACTGCCCAAGAGCCTCCCAACCAGCAGTGAACTAAGATGCTGCCTCCCCAGACctttggaaaggaaagaataataatCCCTCCAAGGCACAAGCCCAGGCCAACCTTGCCTCCCCTCGTCTTTCCTGGTATCCTGGCCCACTTCCCAGGCCCCCTTGTGAACCATCATCTGGACTCCCTTAGTCATGCTGAGTCCCAGCTGACCTGGTGCTTGAACAGCGATACATATTCCTGGGCTCCCTCCTCACTGTGTGGGTCAGGCATGAGGCAGTAGTCCCGCAGGCAGGTCACCCACTTGGCTGGTGTGTGCGTTGAGGTGTGCTGGCGAACACGGATGCTCAGAAAGGCTGTGTAGTAATTCTTAAACATGATCTCCTGTAACTAGAGCACACACAACCCACCATGACAAATCAGACCCAGGCCCAGGGCCTGAAAGCCTCAAACATACCATCTCCTCCCCTTAGGAATGTACTCTACTACCAATCTAACAATTTCAGCAAGCATCCACTGGGCCCCAAAAACAATTTCACTTTCCTAGAAGAGCTCATAGTCTAAATGAGCAGGTCATGCAAATAAACCATGACTGCAGATCTTGTCACAAGTCTAAGATGCTGCCAGAGGTCAGAACCCAACTCTAGAAGAGGTAGGAAATGGACAGATAAGACCTGAAGGAATTTATCAAGTGAACCAGTAAAGACAGGCTATGTAAAAGTAACATATGCAAAGGGACAACAAGGGGTGAGAAAACCTGGCCTACCCCTAAAATGGCAGTGATTCAGCCTGGTTCTGGCAATTCTCATCACTGGACACCCATCAGAATCCCCCAAGGaagttgtgtttttgttgttgttgttgttgttgttgttgttgttgtttaaatataGATGTATAGGCTCCACCCTAGACTTACTGAATAAGGATTTACAGAGTTGGTTCCATTTAGTGAAGTTTCCTAACTTAGAGTGAGAAACAGTTTGAAAGATGACTACACACTACAGCACAAAATGCATGGGGTCAAGAGGCAGGCAGGGCACAGACAAAGAGTGGCCCTCAGGCCATTAGAAAGTGGACTTTGTCCTCTATGCTGAGGTCTTGTAGTGTTAGTCACTCTGCCAGTTGATGTGGACTGGACAGGCAACTGGAAATTGGAACCTGGAGCCACTGAGATGATCCTGATGAGGAATGAATTGAGCCTGACCTCCAGCAGGGACTGTAGGAATGGGCAGGAGGCAGGTTTTGAGGTAACTCATTGTCTAATGATCCCTAGCCCTCTGGCCAGGTACAAATGACCTCTCACCTCTCCTTGGTTCACAATTGTATTACCAGCATCATCCAGTATCTTGGCACTTCTACGCCAGCCCTGTCCTGGATATGGGGCAGAGATGTTGAAGAGAACAAGACAGAAAGCTGCATTCTAGTAAATACGTGTTAACTGAAGGAATAagtaaatgcttaactgattcaCAATGGCAAGAACACTGCAGAGCCTTTCTATAAAAGGTTAAATACCCGGGACACGCCCGAGTTCCCAGGTCAGCCCCGCCCAGGAGCCCCGGTCGCGCCCACGGGGCTTGCTCACCTCGAAGGGCGCGACGCTGGGGAAGGTGACATCGATGACCAGCACACCAGGCCGGCCTTGGGAGGTTCGCACGTCGCCCACCTGCAGGGCCACGGTGCCTTTCACATGGCAGGGCACCGACACGCGGGACATGGTCTCAGTAGCCGCGACCAAAACCAACCGCCGCTCCTGGTCTCGGTCTCCTGGTCCTTCCCGGCATCCCTAGGCGAGAACCAAGAACTACAACTCCCGAAAAGACTCGCGCTGGGCCAGCCCAGCCAATTACAGATGCTCTGGGCTGGCAGCGAGTCGGAAGTGCCTGCGGAAGTGGTCCTTCAGCCAATCACGGCGCGAGCATTTAGGGGGCGTCGTGGGGCTGTGCCCAGAAACGCCCGAGCATTCTCTGTCTGAGCAGTCCAGactcttctctgctcctttaaGGTTTCTGTACTGGGCAGTAGTTGCTTAAAACATGTAAAGCCGTGAGCACTACTAAGCATAGCCCGGCCGGcattaattacaaaaataggTATGAAAATCATccccgttttttaaaaaaaatttaaatatttattattgagacagaaacagagcatgagttggggaggggcagagagagagggagtacacggaatccgaagcaggctccaggctccgagctgtcagcacagagcccgacgccggccttgaacccacgaaccgtgagatcatgacctgagctgaagtcggcggcccccacccctacccccacccccatttttaatggacaaaggatttgaacagataatttacaaaagaatataaatagaCTGTAAACCAATGAAAAGAGTTTAACATGGTTATTTATccgggaagtgcaaatcaaaactccCACAACCCCACTGAATAGACTAAAACTAAAGACACAAGGATGTGGAATGTCTGGAACCCTAATCCATTGGTAATTTCCAGCCATTTTGAAAAGATttggcatttctttaaaaacgaaatttaggggcgtctggatggctcggttggttaagcaacttttttgtttttttctcctccccgCTCCCAAGCCTCTGatgtttgatttcagctcaagtcataatatcacagtttgtaagctgacaggagcctgcttgagattctccctctctgcctctctgcccctcccttgttctccttcttactcactctctctctccctcaaaaataaatttaaaaaattaatttaattttatttttttaatgttttatttatttttgatacagagagagacagagcatgagaaggggaggggcagagagagaaggagacacagaaccagaagcaggctccaggctctgagctagctgtcagcacagagcctgacgctgggctcgaacccaagaacgtgagatctgatctgagccgaagccggaggcttaaccgactgagccacccaggcgccccaataacaaaaaaattaaaaaataaaaactaaatttatacCCACAATATGATCCAGCCATTATATTCCTAAGTACccatgagaaatgaaagcatatagcCACTCAagaactttattcataatagccagaaaTTGGAAATGAATGTCCAATATATAAACAGATCAACTAATTGCAGTATGTCCATAaaacagaatactactcagcaataaaaagaaatgaacaaattcaagCATCTACCAACATATGAATGGGTTAACAAattgtagtatatacatataatggaattaCTCAGCCTTAAAGATGAAACTGATAAATGCTTAAGTGTGaacattgaaaatattatgctaagtgaaaaaaaacagacatgaaggacaaatattgtatgattccacttacatggaGTACTTAGAATAGAtgaattcagagacagaaaataaaagtagggaAATAGAGAGTTACTGTTTAATAGATACAAAGTTTCTGTTTAGTATCATGAAAAAAATTGTGGAATAG encodes:
- the NICN1 gene encoding nicolin-1 isoform X2, with amino-acid sequence MSRVSVPCHVKGTVALQVGDVRTSQGRPGVLVIDVTFPSVAPFEEIMFKNYYTAFLSIRVRQHTSTHTPAKWVTCLRDYCLMPDPHSEEGAQEYVSLFKHQMLCDMARVLELRLILRQPSPLWLSFTVEELQIYQQGPKSPSMTFPKWLSHPVPCDQSAPLIEGLPEPSRVSSEVQQMWALTEMIRASHTSTRIGRFDVDGCYDLNLLSYT
- the NICN1 gene encoding nicolin-1 isoform X1, which codes for MSRVSVPCHVKGTVALQVGDVRTSQGRPGVLVIDVTFPSVAPFELQEIMFKNYYTAFLSIRVRQHTSTHTPAKWVTCLRDYCLMPDPHSEEGAQEYVSLFKHQMLCDMARVLELRLILRQPSPLWLSFTVEELQIYQQGPKSPSMTFPKWLSHPVPCDQSAPLIEGLPEPSRVSSEVQQMWALTEMIRASHTSTRIGRFDVDGCYDLNLLSYT